In Triticum aestivum cultivar Chinese Spring chromosome 5B, IWGSC CS RefSeq v2.1, whole genome shotgun sequence, the following proteins share a genomic window:
- the LOC123114840 gene encoding heavy metal-associated isoprenylated plant protein 41-like — protein MSMVTPVAIPVEGKKGEKKAAKWLGHYSSAQSILVVGDGDFSFSLALATAFGSGEKLVATSFDSYVHLISMYSKAESNVAELKSLGATVLHSVSVKKMKKRTDLMSRRFDRIVFNFPHAGFIGKENQVHMINAHRLLVQRFFRNASKMLRPLGEIHVSHKTGQPYDRWEIEGLALEFSLLKFEMVAFRKEDYPGYNQKRGDGDRCDEEFPLRNGCTFKFQRWPR, from the exons ATGTCGATGGTGACGCCGGTGGCGATCCCCGTGGAGGGGAAGAAGGgcgagaagaaggcggccaagtGGCTGGGGCACTACTCGTCCGCGCAGAGCATCCTGGTCGTCGGCGACGGCGACTTCTCCTTCTCGCTGGCGCTCGCCACCGCCTTTGGCTCTGGGGAGAAACTCGTCGCCACGTCCTTCGACTCCTACG TTCATCTGATCAGCATGTACAGCAAAGCGGAATCAAACGTAGCGGAGCTCAAGAGTCTGGGCGCCACGGTGCTACATAGTGTCAGtgtgaagaagatgaagaaacGCACCGATCTCATGTCTAGACGGTTTGACCGAATAGTCTTCAATTTTCCCCACGCCGGGTTCATAGGGAAGGAGAATCAGGTGCATATGATCAA CGCCCATCGGCTGCTGGTGCAAAGGTTCTTCCGCAACGCGAGCAAGATGCTCCGTCCCCTCGGCGAGATACACGTCAGCCACAAGACGGGGCAGCCATACGACAGATGGGAGATCGAGGGTCTCGCCCTCGAGTTTTCGCTTCTCAAGTTTGAGATGGTCGCCTTCCGTAAAGAGGATTACCCCGGGTATAACCAGAAGAGAGGCGACGGTGACAGATGCGACGAGGAATTCCCTCTACGCAACGGCTGCACTTTCAAGTTCCAGCGCTGGCCTCGCTGA